Below is a genomic region from Elusimicrobiota bacterium.
CTTCCCCGGCAAACGCCGGGAACTCGTGCGGGCCTGGATCAACGCTTCCACCCGGAGGGTCGCCATGTCAAAGCCGGACGATGTTTCCCCGGGCGAGGCCCCGGGTGGCGTTCCGCGTGTCCATGAACAGCCGGGCCCGCGACAGGATTCGCCTGATGTCGAAGGCGCTGTGGTCGGTCACCAAAACGACGGCGTCGGTCCGGGCGACCGCGGCGTCGGTTAAGCGGACCGCCCGGTAGGTCCGGCCCCCCGTCGTCAACGCGGGGACGTGGGGGTCCGCGTAGGACACCCGGGCCCCCTGCCGCGCCAGGGATTCGATGATTTGAAGCGCCGGCGATTCCCGCACGTCGGCGATGTCCCGCTTGTAGGCGGCGCCCAGCACCAGCACCCGGGAGAGGCGCAGGGGCTTTTTCCGGGCGTTCAAGGCTTCGGCCACCCGCTGTACGACGTACTGGGGCATGTGGGAGTTGATGTCCTCGGCCAGGTCGATGAACCGCGAATGAAAATCCAGTGTTTTCATTTTCCAGGACAGGTAATGGGGGTCCAGGGGGATGCAATGGCCGCCGATGCCCGGGCCGGGGTAGAACTTCATGTAGCCGAAGGGCTTGGTGGCGGCGGCGTCGATGACTTCCCAGGCGCTCAATTTTAGGCGTTCGCACATCTGCGCCACTTCGTTGACGAGGGCGATGTTCACGGCGCGGAAGGTGTTTTCCAACAGCTTGGACATTTCGGCGGTTTCCAGGGAGGACACCGGGACCAGCGAATCGGTCACGGTGCCGTACAACGCCTGGGCCAGTTCGAGGCACCGGGGGGTCAAGCCGGACACGATTTTGGGGGTGTTCCGAAGGCCAAACCGGGGATTGCCGGGGTCGATCCGCTCGGGCGAAAACGCGAGGAAGAAATCCTTGCCGGCCGCCAGGCCCCGCTCCTCCAACTTGGGAAGGATGACTTCGCGGGTCGTGCCCGGGTAGGTGGTGCTCTCCAAGACGATCAGCTGCCCCGGGGACACCCGGGGCGCGAGCAGTTCCGCCGCGGCGACGATGTAGCTGATGTCGGGGTCCTTGGTTTTTCGAAGCGGGGTGGGAACGCAGATGACGACAGCGTCCAGCCCCTTCAAATCCGCGGACCGCGACGACACCCGAAGGCGCCCGGCGTCGAGGGCTTTCCGGACGGCCCGGGCCGGCACGTCCCCCACGTAGGAGCGCCCCGCCCGAAGGGCGCGGCATTTCTCCTCGTCCACGTCGAAACCGAACACCCGCAGGCCCGCCTCCGCGAAGGCGATGGCCAGCGGCAACCCGACGTAGCCCAGCCCCATGACCCCCACCCGGGCCTGGCGGTCCTGCAGTTTTTCCTTAAGAGACCGCGAGGGCATGCGACGACTCCTTTTTTTCCCACGAATCCAGCACATGGGCCGCGAACGAAAACGCGCAGGTGAAGGCCGGGGATATGGCGTTCAGCACGTGCAGGGAACGCTCGTTTTTCTCCACGTGAAAATCCATCTCCAGTCGATCGTCGGACCGCCGGACCAGTTGGGGCCGTATCCCCACCTTGTGGGCGGGGACCAAATCGTCCTCCCTCAACGCGGGGACCAACCGCCGGGCGGCCGCCAGAAACCCGCGGCGCGTGTAATGGAGCAGTTCCCGATGGACCAAGGCCCGAAAGGAGCGGTCCCGCCCGGCGTAGAGCCGCGCCAGGCGCCAGAGGGATTGGGTCGTTTCCACCGGCCGCAGGCCCTGGAGGAGCCCGTAATTTTCCCGCCCGAGGGCCGGGACGGCGGTGGGGCCCGCGTACACGTCCCCCGCGGCGCCGCGGGTCAAATGGACGCCCAGAAAGGGGAACGCCAAGTCCGGCACGGGGTAGAGGCTCTCCTTCACCAGGCCGTTCCGCTCCGGCCGGATTTTCCAATACAGGCCTTTGAAGGGCACCAGCACGTGATCCGCCGCCAGCCCGAACAGCCGCGCCACGCGGTCGGCGTGGGCGCCCGCGCAATTGACGAACCGGTGAAACCGGAAACGACGTCCCGAGGCGGTTTGAACCCCGGAGTCCTCCGCGGCCGCCACCTCTTCGCCGTAAGCGATCTGTACGCCCGCCGTCTCCACCCGACGGGCCAGCGCCCGCACCAGGGCCAAGGAATCCACGACCGCCGTGTCGGGGCAATGGAGGCCCTCCCCCGGCGCGGCGTTCGGCTCGATCTTTAACACGTCCCCGGGGGCGAGGCGGACGGCGCGAATCCCGTTGGCCCGGGCGTTTTGTTCCAATCGCTCGAGGCCCGAAAGGTCCTCGGGGCCCACCGCCAAAATTACTTTCCCGGCTACCCGGTGGGCCACGCCGTTGTCCCGGGCGAAGGCCAGCATCCGCCGCGCGCCCTCGGCGCACAGGCGAGCCTTCAGGGTTCCGGGCGCGTAGTAAACGCCGGAGTGCAGGACCCCGCTGTTCCGCCCGCTGGCGTGGAGGCCCACGCCGGATTCCTTTTCCAGGACCACGATGCGCGCGTCGGGATGGCGGGAACGCAACTCCGCCGCCACCGCCAGGCCCACGATGCCGGCCCCCGCGATCAGAAAATCCGTTTCGTCCGTCATGAACGGGCCCCGTTGATCCAACGAAGGAACCGGGCGGCGTTCCCGAGGAAACGGGCGGCGCGGCGGGCGCCGGTTTTGGCGGCGGCCGGGGCCGCGGCGATCCCTTTCAAATCGGTGGCGAGCGCGGCCAGCCGGGTTTGAAGGCGGCGGGCGTCGACGGTCCAGGCCGCGTGGCCTTGGCGGCGCAGGCCGGCCAGGGTTTCTTTGACGGCCTCGGCCCGGGCGGTCAACTCTTTGGCCAGGGGCGCGTTCTTGGCTTCGCGGGCGGCCCGGGCGGCGGCCACGAGCGACAGCCGAAGGTCGGCCAGGGCTTCCAAAGCGTTTTGCGCGTCGGCGGCGCTCATCGGGCCTTCTCCAATTCCAGGGTGCGCCGGGCCACGCGCTCGGCGGAGCGGGCGAAGGCCGCCAGAGCCGCCCGGGGTTTCCGGCTTTTCTCCACTCCGTCGGCCAGTTCCCGGTGCGCCGCCGGAAGGGTATTGTAGGAAACCTCCAGGGCCTTAAGGGCTTCCATGGCGTCGGCGTATTCCTCGTTCAAATTAAACAGGGATCGCGTGAGGGTCACCCGGCCCGGGGAGCGTTTGTCGTCCCAACGGTCGTGGATCGCCTGGATCTGGTCGGCGTAGGCGGCCTTCAAATCCGCCCGGATCAAACCGATGAGCGCGAGGCTTTGCTCGGCGTGGGACTCCACCAGGGGCTGGTTGTCCCGGATGGCCCGGGCCAGGTCCCGGGCCCGGCGATTTTGAACAAAAGCGCGCAGGCTTTCGGTGACGAGGGCCGCCGCCCCGGCGATGGGACCCTTTTCCACCGAGGGAAGCCCGGCGGGTTTTTCCCGAACCTCCCGAAGGGCGTCGTTCAAAGTCGCCGCCGCGCCGTCGAACTCCGCCGGGTCTTTCACCTGCCCGGCGGCGATGTCGGCCAGGAGGGCGGCGTAACGTCCGAAGGCGGCGTTCAAATCTTCCAGGGTCTTGAGCGTGCGCCGGGCGGCCCAGTGGGGCGGGAGGGTGTCCATGGTCCATTCATAGCCCTTGGCCTCCTTCACCAAATAGGCGCTCAAGGGGGCGTCCTTCCGGTTGGCCAGGTCCTGGACGTCGGCTTCCCGGGTCCAGTTGACGTCCCGGGCCATTTCGGTTTCGAGGCCCTTTTGTTCGGCCGCGACGGCGGATTGAAAACTTTTGAAGGCCTCGGGCTGGAGCGTCGCGCAGGCGGGAAGGAGGGCGCCGAGGATCGCCAAGGACAATCCCCCCCGACCGCCTTTGGCGAAGAGGAAAGGAGGAGCCGGGACGAAGTCCCTCATCGGGAGACTCCCACGGCGGACCAGGCGGCTTTGACGGCGGCGGCTTCGGCGCGGCCGTAGAGCGCGGCGGCTTTTTCCGTCGTGGCCATGGCCGCCTCGCGGAAACCGCTTTTGGGAGAGAGGGCCCGAAGGGCCCCGTACCAAATTTTTCCCGTTTTCTCCCAGGCCCGGCCGCCGATTTTTCGGGCGGCCAGGTAAAAGGCGTGGTTGGGAATCCCGGAGTTGATGTGCACGCCGCCGTTGTCGTCTTCGCCGGTGTATTTGTTTTTTAGGTGGGCGGGCTGGGGGTCGGTGCCGAGGTCGGGATCGTTTTGATAGGCGGTGCCGGGGGCGGCGAAACTGCGGAGGGCCCGGCGGGTGGGCTTTTGGACCAACAGGTCGCCGCCGATGAGCCAATCGGCCCGGGTCACGGTTTGCTTCCGCCGCCACTGCTTGACCAACAAGCCGAAGACGTCGGCGAAATGTTCGTTCAAGGCGCCGGGCTCGTCCTCGTAATCCAAGTTGGCCGTGTGGGCAATCAATCCGTGGGTCAACTCGTGCCCGACGACATCCAGCGCTTTGGTAAAGCGGACGAACGTCCGCCCGTCGCCGTCGCCGTAGGCCATCTGCTCGCCGTTCCAAAAGGCGTTGGCGTAGCTCCGCCCCACGTGGACGCTGGAGATCAGGGACATGCCCCGGTCGTCCAGGGAGTTCCGGGAAAAAAGCTTTTCGTAAAAATCGTAGGTCGCGCCGGAAAAGTCGTAGGCTTCGTTCACCGCGGGGTTCTTCGACCCCTTTTGCCCTTCCGCGCGGATTAATTTTCCCGGCAGGGTTTCCTTATTTTTGGCGTCGTAGACGAGCCGGTGCTTTTTCCCCTCGGGGGAGGGAATGGCCGCCATGGCGGGCTGGGTGGAGAGCGCGCGCCGATAGGCCCGGGCCGCCGCCGAGGCCGCCAAGGATTTGAGCGCCCACCGTCGGGTGACGGGGTCGGGGGACTCCGCCATCCGCTCCAAAAGGAACGGCGGCAAAATGCCGTGGGCGCAGGGACCGGTCACGCGAACCATTGGGCGGCGAACTTGAGGGCGCGGCGTCCCCGGGAGAGCAGGGTTTCCAGTTCTTGTATGCGCTTGCGATGGGCGGGATCGACGGGGGCTTCCAGAAGGGCCGCCATGCGCCGCTCCGCGTGGTCCAGGCGTTTGGTGAGGCCCTCGTTCAACCGGCGAAGGGCCACGGCTTTAATGTCCCGGTTGGCTTCGTAATAATCCTTCCGGCTTCCCACGACGGAGAGGGGCCGGACGGCCCCCCAGGCTTCCAACTGGCGGATGTTGATGCTGACGTTGCCCTTGCTCATGGACAGTCGGCGGCCGATGTCTTCCAGGGCCATGGGCGCGTCCTGCATGTAGAGGAGGCCGTAGATCTGGCCCAGGGAGCGGTTGAAATTGAACTCCTCCGCCATGTCGCCGGCCAGGCGGGCGAATTCCGTATCGAGGGGGGTGGTGGTAGCCATGTATGTTTTCAACGTTTAGTCCGTTCTAAACATACATCGCAAACCCCCGTTTGTCAAGGCGCGGGATCGTCGGAAGCGGGCCGCCCCGCCAGCCCCCGGGCCACCCCCGCCAAATAGGAGACATTCCGCTTGGGGTTGTCCGGCTGTTGGCGCCCCAGGAGGGCCGCGGCACGTTCCAAAACCTCCCGCCCGTAGCGGTTTTCCAAGAGGATCAGCCTTTCCACCGTGCGGGCGTCGGCGTCTTCGTAGAGAAACCGCGCCCGCCGCCGGGCCCGGGCCAGGGCCTCCGGGCCGTGCTTTTCCCCCAGGGCCCGGAGCCGGGCTTCCAGGGCGGCGGGGTCGTAGAAGGGCGCGGGCCGGTAGGCGTTGGGGCGGCGCTGGGGGCGGTCGGGGGTGGGCTGGTCGTCGTAATCCACTTCCAATAAATTGTGGCGGCGAAGGTCCACCGAGCCCAGGCCCACCGTCCACCGGGTGAGCCCGTGGCGGTCCGCCAGGGTTTCCCGGGAGAGGGACCACCGGGGCGCGGCGGGGGACCGGTCGGCGTAATAGAGGTTCAAGAGCAAAAAGACCTTGCCCGGCAGGGAGAGCCGCCGGTCCCACCCCCCGGCGAAATAGTCCAGAGGCAGGCGCACCGTTTCCGAGGAAGAGAGCGGCGAAAGCCGCACGGCGGGGTCTTTCCCATAGACTTCCTGGAACTCCGCCAGGCCGTAGAACGAATTCAACCGACGGAATATCCGGTGGAGCCGCCGCCGGTTGGCCACGGGGCCTTCGTCCTTTTCGCCCAGGGCGGCCACGGCCCCCGGCACGTCCACCGGGGAGAAGGTCGAGGTCGAGACGCCTTGCTTAAGGAAGTGCAGGTAAAGGTCGAAGGCCCCCGCATCTTTCCGCCGCTCCATTTCCCCCATCTTGCCCGGGGGAAACAAAAAGCCCGCCGGCACGGCCAGCGGCTTTCCGGCGTTGACCGCCGGTGGAACGCGACGGGGCAGGGCGGCCAGGCGGTCCAAAAAAGCGCGCGCCGCGGTCGTGGAGCGGATCAACACGTCGGCCTCCACGTTCGACCGGAAAGCCGCCGTCGTCCAGTTGCTGGAGCCCAGCAAAAGGGTTTTCCGATCCACCACCAAGACCTTGGCGTGCAAAATTTTCCCGTCCACATAGGCCGCGTCCACGCCGCCCTGGGCCAGCCTCTCCGCCGCGCTCCGGTTCCGGTCCAGGGGATCAAAGGGCGATTCCCCCCCGTCCAAGAGCACCTCCACCCCCACCCCCCGCCGCCGGGCGCGAATTAAAGCCTCCAAAAGCCGCCCCGGCTCCGACGCCCGTTCCGGCGGGACATTAAATAGGTAGAGGGCGAGGGAAACCGTTTCCCGCGCCCCCTCAATCTCCCGCTCCGCCACGGCCGAATACCCCCCCGCCGGAATGAGCGCCGCCTCCCCACTATATAGGAAGGGAGTAAAAAACGCGTATAACGCTCCAATAATAAGGGGACGTAGCATACTAATTTACTTTAAACCAAGCCCCGACATTTAATCCCTGCGCCAATACCATCCCTCGTTGCCGCGCTCTACCCGCCGCGGCGGGCGACATTTTGATCGTCCGAGCCATTTCCGCGTTATTTTTTCCCAAATATTCCGTCGCCAAGAACGTCAAAAGGGATTTGGCTTCCGAAACTTTTCTCGTCCGATTTCTTAAGTAGAGCCACTGAACATCGATCTTCATGGCACCCGCGACTTTTGCCGCGATGTCATCCATTGTGATGTTCTGGCGTGCGATGTCTCGTTGCAACGATTCTGTTTTCTCGACTTTCTCCAGAACTTTTTCCACAAATTCACCCGAACCCAGCACCCGCGCGTCAAACAATTGCCCCGCCCCCCGATGATCCAGGCAGACTTCCCGAGGGCGCCCACCGCCGCTTCGCCCCAGACCGCCGCCCATTAAATCCTCGCGCCTCCCCTGGGAAACCCCTTCCGTCACAAATTCCAGATATCGCTGGCGCGCTGTCTTTTCGGTTGATGAAAAATGATTCAACACCGCCTCCAACGACTGCCATGGGGTTTTCCCGTAACCCAGAAGCGCGCGGTGCCCCGTGTAGGGAAAATTCCCCAACTCCGTCATAGTCTTTACCAGCCCTCCCCGGAGAGGGTTCAAATGAATGTACCGGACCAGCTCCAAAAGATAGGCCGCTTCGTCGCAAACGATGGATTTGTAGCGGTTCTGAAAAAGGTGCCCGGAGCGCTTATGGCGCGCGTTGAATCCCCCCGCGTAACCGGTCATGAGTCGCCGCATGAATGAAACCATCCCCTGCGGTCCCGACCGGATCAACAAATGGAAGTGATTGGGCATGAGCGCCCAGGCCAGAATCTCGTTGGGAGATTTCTCGAGGCAGGTCTCTATCCGCTGGATGAAATCGGCGTAGTCTGTTTTGGTGGGGAAAATATCGCGTTGTTCGATTCCGCGGCCGATCACGTGGTGAAGAAGTCCGGGGGTGTCGATGCGGGCGGTCCGGGGCATGGGCAAAGATTATTACAAACCCGAAAATAAGTAAATTAGTATGCTACGTCCCCTTAAGTACCCTTCGCCATACCGACCATTTTTTAGCACTCGCCTCCAAATATAGAATCCGCAATATAAAAGTGGGGGGGGCAGGTGATTTAAAGTGTACATTTCATACTAAATTGCTTATAGTCAGGACCCGGCATTCAAACGCAGAACCAATAACGCCCCCCAGTTGTGGCGCTCGACACTCGCGATGGAATGTTATTGAGTCTTCCTGTCATTTTTTCCGGTGGCGCCGTTTGATTCTTTATTATTCCGCGGTCCTATTCTTTTAATTAGGACAAAAACGGCCGAACCACGACAAAAATAAAAAACAACCCGGCGACAGCGGAGGCATCCCCGGTGTAGGCGTATAAGAGACTTCCAATCACTAAACTTATCCCCAATGCGAAGAGTTGGGTCCCCCTGCCGGATATTTCCGCAGCGGGTTTGGTCTGTTTTCTGAGGAATGTTTTCCAGGCAAGACCCGGTTTATGAACGGCCAGCACCATAATGAAAAGCCCGATGAAGGCAAAAAACGTCGAAAAGATTTTCACAAAGTCGTGCGCGTTGCTGTTGAGGAAAAAAAGGGGGACGATTCCAAAGAAGATTATGAAAAGCGCAAAAACCAGGATGGTGCACAGGGTCCAATAAAAGAACTTTCCCCAGAATTTTTGGGTCAATTTGGATTGTCCATAAAATACATGTCAATAACTCCTGTGTGAATCCTTTTCCATGATTTCCCCAAAGGAAGTACGAATTAACTTCAAACCAAATGCCGGTTTTCATTTCCTGAATAATCGAAACCCGGGTGGTGTGGCCAACCCATCGCGATGAAAGTCTATTGAGTTCCCTTGCCGTTTCCTTCCGTAGGCGCCATCTTGATCGTGTACGTGTCCGATGCTCCTCCACAGACATCGCTCCAAAACGATCCTTCTTGGAACAGCGCCATTAACGATTTGAGAGCAAATCCCTGCTTTTGGAGGGCCGAAGCGGCCGGATTGGTTTGAAGCGGTAGGTCCTTCGTTTCGTAGAGCCACAGAATCGCTTTCCCGTCGCCTTTGAGTTTCCCCGATAATTCAATCCCGACAAATCGAAACTGTTTCTCATTGCACATCAGATTCAAATCAAACATTGGGCGCAGAGAATCAAAATCGTAGGCTTGAAGGTCCGGGTGGGATTTGTCCGCCTTCAGCGCGCCCAAAACGGCGTCTTTTGAAACAGTCTTGGCGGGATCGGGGAGGTCCGTTCGTCCCGAAGCCAAAGTGTCGAAAAGGAAAAAACCGAGAACCTCCGGGGCACGATGGACACACCCAAGAGCGAAAAATCCCGCCAGCAACACCAGTGCGCGCGTTCGCATTTTCAGAACTTGTTCCGAAAAGTCATCTGGCCGTGGCAATCAAGATTCATCCTCCTCCCCGCCCAACATCAGATAACGGGTAAAACTCTTTCCCATTGCCCACGCTAGTTATAAGACGTGGAGGGATCTTGGAATGCGCCGTCTTTGTCGTCGGTTTCGGAGAAGAAATAATTTAACGCTTTTTTGTCGGGGTTGGGGTCGTTGGTTTCGCTGATGACCACAAAACCACAAAGTTTCAGTTCGCCGCCGATTTTTGTCAGCTGAAGCTTTAACGCGGCGCCGGGTCTGCCTTTGAGAATATAAACCGATTCGATGTAATCAAAACGATCAAAATTATCGCCGGAGTAGGGAATCGTTCGGGGCGCGTCTTGAGTGAGGTCGATTTGCAAGACGGACCCTGAAAACTCGTATCGGGTTTTCAGTTTAGCAATCAGAGAATTTATTTCCGCGGGCGTCATCTTAGCTTTCAGCTTGGGAGCGAACATCGGAATTATTGGCGAAAGATCGAAATTTAAAAAAGCCTTCACGCACCGGCCTTCCAGCGCGAGCGTCTCCCCATCAACGATTTTGGCCACCCGCATTCTGGCTTCCGTCCGGCCTTCGCTGTAATTGTATCCAAGGTGATAACGGCTCGTGGCACAGCCCAACAAAAAGAGTGTTCCGAACAAATAAAACACTGTGCGAATAGATTTCAAATTCATTCCCGACCTCCTTTAATTATTTCAAAACGCTGAAATAACTTTTGCGGAATGTCTCCATTTTCTCAATTAAACCCAGGCGGTTTTGTCCTCCGGGCCCGGGGGGCGGCGGGTGACGCGGGCCACCAACCTCCGAAGGGCCGGGGGCAAGGCGGTTTCCTCAAACGTCACGCGGCGGGGGTTTCGAGTCCTCTGGACGAGCCCGCCGTCCCGTAGCTCTGCGTAGGGGCGGCGGCTTCCTTTAAGAACGAAGGAATAGACCAGGCGGTCCCTTACCGGAGAGGCCCCACTCAACTTTTTGGGCGGGGCCTTTTGCAAGTGCCTTTGGGCGGTAGCGCCCAGGTCCCCCGGGCGCAGGGTCCAGACCCGCCGCCCGCCGACGATCCCGCCCGACTGAATCAAGCGGGCGGCGGGGGTTTCGGTCGCTCTGCGACCGCCCGCCGTCCTAGAGCTTTGCGGTAGGA
It encodes:
- a CDS encoding nucleotide sugar dehydrogenase; the protein is MPSRSLKEKLQDRQARVGVMGLGYVGLPLAIAFAEAGLRVFGFDVDEEKCRALRAGRSYVGDVPARAVRKALDAGRLRVSSRSADLKGLDAVVICVPTPLRKTKDPDISYIVAAAELLAPRVSPGQLIVLESTTYPGTTREVILPKLEERGLAAGKDFFLAFSPERIDPGNPRFGLRNTPKIVSGLTPRCLELAQALYGTVTDSLVPVSSLETAEMSKLLENTFRAVNIALVNEVAQMCERLKLSAWEVIDAAATKPFGYMKFYPGPGIGGHCIPLDPHYLSWKMKTLDFHSRFIDLAEDINSHMPQYVVQRVAEALNARKKPLRLSRVLVLGAAYKRDIADVRESPALQIIESLARQGARVSYADPHVPALTTGGRTYRAVRLTDAAVARTDAVVLVTDHSAFDIRRILSRARLFMDTRNATRGLARGNIVRL
- the lhgO gene encoding L-2-hydroxyglutarate oxidase, with the protein product MTDETDFLIAGAGIVGLAVAAELRSRHPDARIVVLEKESGVGLHASGRNSGVLHSGVYYAPGTLKARLCAEGARRMLAFARDNGVAHRVAGKVILAVGPEDLSGLERLEQNARANGIRAVRLAPGDVLKIEPNAAPGEGLHCPDTAVVDSLALVRALARRVETAGVQIAYGEEVAAAEDSGVQTASGRRFRFHRFVNCAGAHADRVARLFGLAADHVLVPFKGLYWKIRPERNGLVKESLYPVPDLAFPFLGVHLTRGAAGDVYAGPTAVPALGRENYGLLQGLRPVETTQSLWRLARLYAGRDRSFRALVHRELLHYTRRGFLAAARRLVPALREDDLVPAHKVGIRPQLVRRSDDRLEMDFHVEKNERSLHVLNAISPAFTCAFSFAAHVLDSWEKKESSHALAVS
- a CDS encoding M4 family metallopeptidase, whose amino-acid sequence is MVRVTGPCAHGILPPFLLERMAESPDPVTRRWALKSLAASAAARAYRRALSTQPAMAAIPSPEGKKHRLVYDAKNKETLPGKLIRAEGQKGSKNPAVNEAYDFSGATYDFYEKLFSRNSLDDRGMSLISSVHVGRSYANAFWNGEQMAYGDGDGRTFVRFTKALDVVGHELTHGLIAHTANLDYEDEPGALNEHFADVFGLLVKQWRRKQTVTRADWLIGGDLLVQKPTRRALRSFAAPGTAYQNDPDLGTDPQPAHLKNKYTGEDDNGGVHINSGIPNHAFYLAARKIGGRAWEKTGKIWYGALRALSPKSGFREAAMATTEKAAALYGRAEAAAVKAAWSAVGVSR
- a CDS encoding transposase; the encoded protein is MPRTARIDTPGLLHHVIGRGIEQRDIFPTKTDYADFIQRIETCLEKSPNEILAWALMPNHFHLLIRSGPQGMVSFMRRLMTGYAGGFNARHKRSGHLFQNRYKSIVCDEAAYLLELVRYIHLNPLRGGLVKTMTELGNFPYTGHRALLGYGKTPWQSLEAVLNHFSSTEKTARQRYLEFVTEGVSQGRREDLMGGGLGRSGGGRPREVCLDHRGAGQLFDARVLGSGEFVEKVLEKVEKTESLQRDIARQNITMDDIAAKVAGAMKIDVQWLYLRNRTRKVSEAKSLLTFLATEYLGKNNAEMARTIKMSPAAAGRARQRGMVLAQGLNVGAWFKVN